One stretch of Mycolicibacterium fallax DNA includes these proteins:
- a CDS encoding GMC family oxidoreductase yields MDPDYDVLIIGSGFGGSVSALRLTEKGYRVGVLEAGRRFTDEEFASTSWDLRKFLWAPQLGCYGIQRIHLLRNVMILAGAGVGGGSLNYANTLYVPPEPFFADKQWAHITDWRAELMPHYEQAKRMLGVVMNPTFTDADRVMKEVAEDMGCGDTFVHTPVGVFFGPDGTQTPGETVPDPYFGGAGPARTGCIECGECMTGCRWNAKNTLVKNYLGLAESAGAQVFPLTTVTSFEQRNDGIWEVHTVRTGSKARRRKLTFTARHVIVAAGTYNSQKLLFKMRDTGRLSKLSDQLGVLTRTNSESIVGAGRLEVGSDLDLTHGVAITSSIHPTPDTHVEPVRYGKGSNAMGLLQTLMTDGTGPEGTDVPRWKQLVDQVRENPRRMARLLNPKQWSERTVIALVMQHLDNSITTFTRKTKAGIRVMDSKQGHGEPNPTWIPAGNEVTRRIAAKIDGVAGGTWGEIANIPLTAHFLGGAVISDKADSGVIDPYQRVYNYPTLHVMDGTAVSANLGVNPSLTITAQAERATSLWPNRGEEDLRPAQGEAYRRLDPVAPNRPVVPADAPGALRRLPIEPVRKTEQEPAES; encoded by the coding sequence ATGGATCCCGATTATGACGTTCTGATCATCGGCTCGGGCTTCGGGGGCAGCGTCAGCGCGCTCCGGCTCACCGAGAAGGGCTACCGCGTCGGCGTCCTGGAGGCCGGCCGCCGGTTCACCGACGAGGAGTTCGCCTCCACCTCCTGGGACCTGCGCAAATTCCTGTGGGCGCCGCAGTTGGGCTGCTACGGCATCCAGCGAATCCACCTGCTGCGCAACGTGATGATCCTGGCCGGGGCCGGGGTGGGCGGTGGTTCGCTGAACTACGCCAACACCCTCTACGTGCCGCCGGAGCCGTTCTTCGCCGACAAGCAGTGGGCGCACATCACCGACTGGCGCGCGGAGCTGATGCCGCATTACGAGCAGGCCAAGCGGATGCTCGGCGTCGTCATGAACCCCACCTTCACCGACGCCGACCGGGTGATGAAGGAAGTCGCCGAGGACATGGGCTGCGGTGACACCTTCGTGCACACCCCGGTCGGGGTGTTCTTCGGTCCCGACGGCACCCAGACTCCCGGCGAGACGGTGCCCGACCCGTACTTCGGCGGGGCCGGACCGGCGCGCACCGGCTGCATCGAATGCGGCGAGTGCATGACCGGCTGTCGCTGGAACGCCAAGAACACCCTGGTCAAGAACTACCTGGGGCTCGCGGAGTCGGCGGGCGCGCAGGTGTTCCCGCTGACCACGGTGACCAGCTTCGAGCAGCGCAACGACGGCATCTGGGAGGTGCACACGGTGCGCACCGGGAGCAAGGCCCGGCGCCGGAAGCTGACCTTCACCGCGCGGCACGTGATCGTCGCCGCCGGGACCTACAACAGCCAGAAGCTGCTGTTCAAGATGCGTGACACCGGCAGGCTGTCGAAGCTGTCCGACCAGTTGGGTGTGCTGACCCGGACCAACTCGGAGTCCATCGTCGGCGCCGGTCGGCTGGAGGTCGGCAGTGATCTGGACCTGACCCACGGCGTCGCGATCACCTCTTCGATCCACCCCACCCCGGACACCCACGTGGAACCGGTGCGCTACGGCAAGGGCTCCAACGCGATGGGGTTGCTGCAGACCCTGATGACCGACGGCACCGGTCCCGAGGGCACCGACGTGCCGCGGTGGAAGCAGTTGGTCGACCAGGTCCGGGAGAACCCCAGGCGGATGGCCCGGCTGCTGAACCCGAAGCAGTGGAGCGAGCGCACCGTGATCGCGCTGGTCATGCAGCACCTGGACAACTCGATCACCACTTTCACCCGCAAGACCAAGGCCGGTATCCGGGTGATGGACAGCAAGCAGGGCCACGGCGAGCCGAATCCGACCTGGATCCCGGCCGGCAACGAGGTCACCCGCCGGATCGCCGCGAAGATCGACGGCGTGGCGGGCGGGACCTGGGGCGAGATCGCGAACATCCCGCTGACCGCGCATTTCCTCGGCGGCGCGGTGATCTCCGACAAGGCCGACAGCGGCGTCATCGACCCGTATCAGCGGGTGTACAACTACCCGACGCTGCACGTCATGGACGGCACCGCGGTCTCGGCGAACCTCGGGGTGAACCCGTCGCTGACCATCACCGCCCAGGCCGAGCGGGCCACCTCGCTGTGGCCGAACCGGGGTGAAGAGGATCTGCGTCCGGCCCAGGGCGAGGCGTACCGCCGGCTGGATCCGGTCGCGCCGAACCGGCCGGTGGTCCCGGCCGACGCACCGGGTGCACTGCGGCGGCTGCCGATCGAGCCGGTCCGCAAGACCGAGCAGGAGCCGGCAGAGAGCTAG